TACCACCGCTTCATCAGCGCGCCGATGGTGAGGAGCAGCATCGTCGCGAAGCCCCAGCCGAGCAGAAAGCCGACGACGATCCAGAGCGGCAGAACGATGCCTATGAGCCATAGGGCCGAAGGGCGATTCGAAAGAGCGTGCATGTGGGAACCTCAGCTTCGACAGCATGGTCGAGCCGGGCACCGAAAGGATCAACCGGCGCCCGCAAGGAATCCGTGGACGGACCTTACGGGCGCGTAGGCATAGATCAGATAGCTTCTTTCAGCTCCTTAGCGGGGCGGAAGGCAGCCTTCTTGCTGGCGGCAACGTCGATCATCGCGCCGGTGGCGGGGTTGCGAGCCTGACGAGCCGGGCGATCGTTGACCTGGAAGGTCCCGAGACCAGCAAGGCGCACCTTCTCGCCCTTGGTCAGGCTCTGAACGATGCCGTTGACCACGTCAGCGACGATCGCTTCGGCTTGCTTCTTCGGGATCGAGTGAGCCTCCGCGATGCTCGCAGCAAGGTGCTTGCCGGTCGAAATGACGGCCTTCGGCTTAGCTTCTGCCATGTGAAACTCCTGTTTTCTCTAAGGCGGTAGCGATCTCGTCGCCAATCGAGGG
The Bosea sp. ANAM02 genome window above contains:
- a CDS encoding HU family DNA-binding protein: MAEAKPKAVISTGKHLAASIAEAHSIPKKQAEAIVADVVNGIVQSLTKGEKVRLAGLGTFQVNDRPARQARNPATGAMIDVAASKKAAFRPAKELKEAI